accttaaccactatgctatcgcgccaggcccttgaTTTGATTCTTAATTCCaggttgaataaataaaatcaactgtAGCAATGTTCCAATGTTTAGTTGAACTCCTGGGCACATACTGAAGAGAATGAATAGGCTACAAAGTGCTGTGCAAATAAGAAGACACTGTTACTGGTTTTTGTGCTTCAAGAGAATTATTCACACCTGTGATCCAGGCATAGCACTAGTTAGAAGGATGGTGCAGAAATTAAAAAGACCAAATTCCTGAGCTCAAAGAAGTTTTAGTCTGTTTTGGAACAGAAATTTTTAGCCTAGTGATATATGTGGTAAAGTAGCTTAATCCATTACTGTGAACTGAGTAAATTCTCTCACAGGTGATGATAGTGGCTGGTCAGGGCTGCAAATGGGATTTTTCAATTTGAAATTGCATACATTGAATACATTGGGTGCTGCATTTCAGTTAGGAAGGCCAGTCAAAACCTGCTAGTAAACCGAAAAAGATAAATAACCTTGAGCTAAGGCAATAGCATTGAGAATTGAAGGAAGTACCTAGATAGTAATAAGCTATAGATAGattttgacagatttttttttctgaagatttatttacttgcttgtCTCTTTAAAAGCCAtattaacaaagaaagaaagaggtttgGGAATAaattactccccacatggccgcaataaccgcagctgagctgatccaaagccaggagctgggagctctttGAAGGTCTCCATTATGAGTGCAGAGGTGCAAGTCACTGGGCCGTGCTCTGCCGCTGTCTCAGGCcgtaagcagtgagctgggtcagaagtgaagcatccaggacacgaactagcagCCTTACGGGCTGCCCATGCAGCAGGCCTGAAGATTAGCATGCTGCACCACTGCATCAGTCCCATCGGTTTCTTTTCTGCATTTCTTATGTTGTGAAATGAATTATAGAGAAACTATTCTCAGCAATTGGCCATAGAAATgtcactttaattttttaaggaaattcTTTGTAATAAGATTCAAAGAAAGTGAGCATTTGTGAGAAAATTCCAAAATTAAAGATAGATTTTAATTCAATCTAGGGTCAATAAATTCAATCAGGGGTCAATAAATGTGTtctttaaacaattaaaaatctTTTCAGATAAGTTATTGCTGTAAACTAGCTTAAACTTCTATACTACGCCAGTTGTTAAAATTTTGAACATTAAGTATTTCACTTTGCCCAGCAATAGTTTATCATTATgggtaaagagagaaaaaaagcacagCATCCATAGTTCTGATCTTTGGAACTGCATCTGAAGATTTACATGTTACAGGATTTGGGATTTTAGGTCAGTTGATTGGAAAGTTTGCACGGCCAGCACgatgacccagtggctaaatcctcaccttgcatgcgccaggatccaatataggtgctgtttcgtgtcccagctgctccacttcccatccagctccctgcctgtggcctaggaatgcagtagaggacaactcaaaggcttgggaccctgtacttgtgtgggagacccagaagaagctcttagcccctggctgttggagctcattgctgccattgtggccacttgggaaatgaatcaccaaatggaagatcattctctctgtatctcctctctgtatatctgcctttccaataaaaataaatcttaaaaaaaaaaaggttggactGTATCTTAATGATGTGTTGTAGAGCCACAGAGCATTTTGCAGAAAGGCCTGCAGGACTTGTAGAGCAATGAAATTATCCTGTGTGGTTCTATGGTGGCAGATACGTGTTGTCATACATTTGTGAAAAGCCATAGAAAACACAACACTGAGCGTGAACCCTTCGTGACCTGGACCCTGGATGATACGGGGGAGAGTAGATATGAGTAGGGGCAGGTTATAGCTGAGAGTTCACCTTCTACTCAGGTTCACCATAAACAGAAAACTGCTCTGTAAAGTACTTGAATATTTAACCCATATTTGAAAATATCAAACCCATGTTTGAAAATATCAAAAGTATATAAGTAACATGGGAAGCTATGTTTAAAGTAGAATATAAAATGTTTTACACCTATAAGTTTGATagaattattatcattattattattattattttagatgtatTTACCTTACTTGAAAACtttaacagagaaagggagaaataaagcgaggtcttccatctgctggttccctccccagatggtggcaatggccagagccaattTTCTTTCTGAATCTTCCACGTGGGAATAAGGGCCCAGCGACTTAGGCCAGCCtatgctgacttcccaggccgtaagctgAGTCAGATCAAAAGAGCTATGTGGGAAACCTATGTCCTGTAGAGAAACAATGTTTAGTTAcctaaggatttttaaaaataggtcaaAAGGGGCTGTTGTGGTGGCATACAAAACTCATCTACcatctgtagcactggcatcccatatcagcactgattcaagttccagctggcccagttccagttcagctctctacttaggaactgggaaagcagtggatgatgattcaaatccctgggaaccctgcaaccacgtaggagacccagaagaggctcctggctcgtggcttcgaatcagttcggctccagccattgtgaccacttgaggagtgaaccagcaggtagaagagctCTCGccatcttcccttctctctctataaaaaccTGGCCTTTTAGAATAAATCTTgaatggaaaaaatagaaattgttgCCTAGAATTGTGTCCTAGGTACATCTATACAAAGTAACTTAATCGGAACATGAGCTCTCACTGTAAGTCTGGTGCCGAGGTAAGACCTCTGCCCGCTTTTCTCATGGGTTGGCTACACACTTGGAGGCTGAGCATGGTGAGAGGCTTTAATTTCTATTCTTGGAATGAGGGCGGCAGGGAATATTTGGAGAGCATTTATGTATGTCATAACCAGGAAACTGTAGAACTGTCACCTGTGTTACTGGGTTTCAAGGAGTTTTGTAAATTAACATCCTGCTCTGACCCTCGGTGCATTGCTGAGCTGAAGGTGGTGATTAACATTGTCGTTttaagctcttctgggtctgcctccGTCCTGACGCACAGCAGTTCGGGGAACAGTCTGAAGCGTCCAGATACCACAGAATCACTCGATTCCTCCATGTCCAATGGAACAAGTGATGCCGGTAAGTGGCCCTTGAGAACTTTACATTTTCCTGGCAAACATTGGTAATCGTGGGAATGGCATAGATTGTGCCCGTGAAATGCCACTCTAagaagatgtgttttattttagaCCTCTTTGATTCGCATGACGACAGAGATGATGATGCAGAGGCAGGGTCTGTGGAGGAGCACAAGAGTGTTATCATGCACCTCTTGTCACAGGTTAGGCTTGGAATGGACCTGACTAAGGTGAGACTCTGGTCTGGCGCCTGATGTGATCCTGTGTGTTCTCAGATTGGTGAGCATGCCTGCAAGTGTGAAGATCATACAACTTCAGTTTATCCTTACGTCTTATTCTGATGTGATGTATAAGCAGAAAAGTAAGCTTGTctataaatgaatgaaagaagtGAAATTAATTTCAGAATATTATGTATGGATTTTGTAGATTAAGATTTAGATTTTATGTAGGACACAGAAAGAATAATTAGGAGCTGGGTTAGTAATTTGGTCAAAACTTGAAGCCATGTTgtgagcacaaaattgaaaggaaCAGAGCTTTGGTCTTGGGTCAGAGCACTGGTGTGTGAAACCTCGCCCTGTGCTCCCACCTGCCCGTGGAGCCTTGAATGAACCCTTATTCTGTGAGTTTTGGGGTCCTTACATTCAAAATGACATTTAAGGATACCTCAAAGGcccatggaaaaatgaaactaaagatAAGATTTTTCTGGtgcaaagattttgaaatttacACGTagatttttcacaatatgcatttgtTCATGAACACAGGATGGTGTAAGGACTAAAAAAGAGGAGTAATGTAAACTTGTATGACACGTAATTACAGATAATTAATCTGAAGTTGAATTTAAAGTCACAGCATCGAACATAGTGCCCTGTTGATTTAGGTGACTGGTGTGTAAGCCCTGAGCACAGTTGAAGccttctactcttttttttttttaaaggtttatttatttttattggaaagtcagatatacagagaggaggagaaacagagaggaaggtcttccatccgttgattcactccccaagcggcctcaatggcaggagctgcgcTCATCCGAAGTgcggagccagagcctcttctgggtctcccacatgggtgcagggtcccaaggctttgggccatccttgactcttttcccaggccacaagcagggagctggatgggaagcagggcggcacggattagaaccggcgcccatatgggatcctgacccatgcaagacaaggactttagccactaggctactgcaccaggccctctatgCTCTCTTCATTCCCTTCCTAGTCCTGCAAAGGAGGTGTTCTTTTCAACTAAACTCATTATTACCAGAACTCATGCAAAGTAAGTAGATTGGCTGAGTCATGTTAAGTGGAAAAATTGAGATTCTAGTCTGACCTTTGATTTTAAAACCTGTAACCATAAAACTTTTACCCCCAATCTGAGTAAGATGACAAAGTCAAAGATGACATCAGTTTGTGGAGCTTAGCATACTTACAGGGCTACATTAGGTTGGAGAAGGTTGCCCCAAGAGTTACTAGATTGTTAGATTGCCTAAGTGCTGGCCTTTCCTTACTGTTAGGGAGGACATTTGTTTCCAGATGTAGCTCCTTGACACTTTGTGTCGCACCTCATTGGCTGGAGCCGGGCATTGGGAAGTTAGGTGGTTAGTTCAGGTTAGTCGATATTTGCTCCTTGAGACTGAGGCGACAGATATTAGCCTGAATTTGTACTGAGAATTCTGAAAGGGTTAAAGTAAGACCCTAGGGGGATAGCCAAAAGCATCTGCCTGGATCAGGTTTTAATTCTGGCTTTACATAGTTTTTGCTGCCAGTTTATAATGTTTGAATCTATAGTCACCAAAAAGTGTGTTATCAATGATATAATGACTTTTATtggagcccagcatgatagtctagtggctaaagtccttaccttataCATGCCAGGAAAAATTCTCAGTCTGTCAGCTTCATGTTTCTCTACTTAAAATATGGATAATTTTTCCTGTATTTAGAAATTCTGTGTATAATGTCCTTAGCTAGATTTTCAAGGGTTGCTAGTGGGaagtttattattgttgttaaatTCAGTAAAAAAGGCAGGCTGCACGGAGCAAATGAACCTTTGAACATTGCCAGTCCCTTTTCTTGTCTTCGTTGCTGGCCGGTTACTGGGTGCACCTCATTGAGAACAGTTTGGGTTAGCAGTGCTCAGAAACATGGTGAACGTTAGCATGATtggaatgggatttttttttagcagttCCACAGTGTGTATCTGTAATACAGTTCAATCCTCACAGGTCAAATGTGTATGTTTTTCAGGTAGTTCTTCCAACATTCATTCTTGAAAGAAGATCTCTTTTAGAAATGTATGCAGATTTTTTTGCACATCCGGACCTGTTTGTGAGGTATTTGACTGAAAACAgtgttttcctattttttaataaACTGTTACTTATTAGTTTTCTATCTTTTCAGGATAGACGGACACACCCTTCAAACATTTCTGGGAGAAGCATCGCTGACTGTAGTGCTTATTTTGGAGACATGTCTGTTCTCTTAGGTTAGATGGTGATGTAGTTGTCAGGCACTAAGTTGAACACTTTAAGTGTTCTTCAGAGCCCATAACTGAGTGTCCAGTGTCGTGGCTCATTTGGCGCAGGCACCCATAATTGCTGTTCACTTATTTACACTGAGTTCAGCAAACCTTTCTGTAGCACATGTTCCTTGCCAGACATTTTGTGATGAGCTGAAGAAAGAAAAGGCCTCAGAGTGTCCTTGGGGAGTTAGTCTTGTGTCACAGTAAAGACTGCctcataaattttaaatgtacAGCTTGCAACGTGAGAAATATGAACAAGGGAGAGAAGTCTTGTCAAGGGGGGTTGGTTTACAAGGAGCCAAGTTCACATGGCTTTCCATTAATAACAGTTCTCTAACATGGCAGGTGTTCTAATCCATCTTCTCTGGTTTCAGTGCTTGGGCTGTAGTTTATTTATTGAGGCCAGCTACAAATCACTGAGGTGTCACAGAGGATGTGCACATTGGCTAACACTTGTGTTCACATACGTACAGACCCGTTTCCTTCTTAATGAAGATTTAGGAGAGCCAGTTCACAAAAGACAGAAATTCAAATATGGCAGAGTGCTTTTAAGTTTTTAAGATAGTTAACAGATAAAATATAAGGATTAATTGTACAGATATAGATTGGCAGTTTAAGAGGAGCCTTTATGTATGAGGATTTAAACTTTGAAATCCTTAGATGAACCACTTTAGAAATATAACAGTACAGTTACAAAACCAGTATATCACTTtaaacagaaaactaaaaatactgCAGGTGGTTAATTTTgagaaaggagaaataaatgGAATAAGGACATGTAGAAAACAAATATCAAAATGGTGGAATTAAACCTAGTTATACAATCGGTTACACTCTGTaaatagaaaattcacaacacTTAAGAGAACAGCACTGATCAGGATACATGGAAAGCAAGATGCGCCTGTGTGTGCTGTTTGGAAGGGAGACTTCCACTGTGGAGGCACTGATGGATTCAGAGTAACAGGCTGGGCTCACCTGCAAGCACTACATAACTGGGAGCTGTTTTAGTAATAAGAGGAGACTGCCAGGGCAAGACAAACTGCTGTGATAGATAGAgatgtttaataataataaaagtcagTTTATATAATACCCTCTGCTTGATATTAATAAGCACACCTTCAGAATACATGAAGCAATAGGGGACTAATGTGGTAAATTTACAAATCTCTCCCTTGGGAACCAGCTGAGTCGGTAGCCACTCATCTCCCCCCTGACGCTGGGTGAGGTTTCAGAATCAACTCAGTTCAGTTGCTGTTTGCAGTGAGTGCCTCAGAACTGTTTAGACGGTCTTTCCCGGTGCACATGGAATGTTCTTCACAGCCGACCATACACCAGGAAGTCCTACTAAATTTAAAATGATGGGATGCATACAGAATGTATCTCTGAccatgaaaaaattaaattagaagtAATGACACAGATAGGTAAAATCAACTTATTTGGCAAACAGATGGCACACTTATATGGATTTCTGAACTGGAACTTAATCTGTGGCACCACGAAGAAGAAGCAGTGTTTGTCTCAATATGAGAGGGCTCCAGCCGTTACTGCTAAGAAAAGGAGGTGGGAAATCTTTCCTGATTGGGTGCTAATTAAATGGATGTATACTTTCTTCAGGTTCCTCAAACTTAAGAGCAGTGCATTTAGTTGTGTATATTAGACCTGGGTTTTACAAAGAAACTTCAAGGTGATAGATAATACCTGTCCCCGGGTGCTCAGACCAGGCGTCCTGGTGCTCAGGTGGACCAGGTGAGGAGCGAGATCATGTTCGCGTGTATCCTACCAAGGAACAAGACATTCAGTTGCACCTTGTGTCTTTCAGCATCAGCGAGCAGAAGGATCCCCGGGATCGAATGGTTCAGGTAGTGAAATGGTATCTCTCAGCCTTTCATGCAGGAAGGAAAGGATCAGTTGCCAAAAAGCCATACAATCCGATTCTGGGCGAGATCTTCCAATGTCACTGGACACTACCTAATGACACTGAAGAGCATGCGGTGAGTTCTGTATCCTGAATTATAAACTGTTACCATCTACAGGCAGATGGTAATGGCAAAGGCAATAGCCAAAAGGCACTTACCACTCATAAAAGAACATTGTTGGGGTGAACATATTTTCAACATAGTAAGAAGAGGGAAAGAGTGGTACAAAGTGGTAATGAAGGTTTAGAAATCAGCCCTGCCAATGCCGTCTGCTGTAATGACACTTTTGTGGCTTCTAAGTTGAAGTTGGGCAATCAGAGATGCATCCTGGCACAAAGACTTGAAAAGCGGGTAGTGTTACTTACTAGTAAGGAGAAAAGGTAGGAGGAGATGGGGCCGTTGAGAGGAGCTGAATTTTAAAAGTGTGGCATTCACGAGAGATGGGGATGAGACTTCAAGAGGTTTTAGTGTATTTAGATGTCATTTCAGCTGTAGGACTAGATGACATTATCTGAGAGGACACCATGGCTAGAAGCTAGGTGACACCCACTGGCCCTACAACTCTGACCCTCAGAGCGTGTGTTGAAGACAGCCAGGAAGGAGACCTCAGGTACTTGTGCTAAGGCTTCTAGCAGTCAAAGTCCCTTGCCCACCGCACCTGGCATGTAATCTGTTTCCCTTTCTGAGTGACAGAAAACATGTCCTGACTAGAGACAACGGGCAGTAGATGTCTGTTACTCATTTGTAAATATAAATGCCCCATAGGTGTTAGGCCTACTCTTAAGTTAGGCACGTGGTCCTAGAAATCAAGAATGTTTTAGTCTAGTCAGTAACTATATTCCTATACATAAATGCCATATTAGAAGTCTGTACAGGGCTTGGTGTGTGGAGAGAACAGACTCTCCTGTTACTAGATTCTCTGTGATGTCATTTGTGTCCTCATCAAAAACAATGATGTTGTATTTGCTTACAGGAGCTAGTTTCGGAAGGACCAGTTCCCTGGGTTTCCAAAAGCAGTGTAACATTTGTGGCTGAACAGGTTTCCCATCATCCACCAAGTAAGTCACAGAGTCTTCTATAACATCTGCTGTTAATCTCTTCTGTCCAGTAGTCACTTTATTGTCAGTTGTACAGCTAGCAAGTGTTGTAACCTAAAGTGGATACTCGGTTGATTGGTTCCTCACATCTGTCTGTTCTTATATGAGTTCCAAGACTCTAAGTTTCACTGGTTGGTTATCTGCGTATAAAATGAAAGATTGGGCAACAACCTTCTGAGGCTTCCAAAGTAATTTTACAGATATAGAGATCTTAGTAGGTTTGAGTTTGTGCGAAGGCGAAGTAGTCTTTGCATGCATGTTCCTGAGATAATGTTCAGTGCAGTATTAAGACTGGTGAATGAGGCCCAGCAccataacctagcggctaaagtctttgccttgcgttcgccaggatctcatatgggcgccagttctaatcccagcagccctgcttcccatccagctccctgcttgtggcctgggaaagtagtcgaggatggcccaaagccttgggaccctgcacccatgtgggagacccggaaggcgCTCTGGACTCCTGTTTCCCAACTGGCTccgctccaaccattgcagccacttgaggagtgaattagcagatggaggatcttcctctctgtctctcctcctctctgtatatctgactttccaattaaaaaaaaataaatctttaaaaaaaaaaaaagactggtggATGGGCCCAGTTGAGATCGGAGTGTGGGCACATGAGCTGACAGAGAACAGATAGCTCCTCCCACAGGGCTGTGAATGGATGTTTGCATTGGGGAAGAGGATATACAAGCAGGTACCATGAGTTGTGATTGAAGGCTATTTAAGTCGTAAAATATTTCCCTGAGGAGCCCATTTCCTCCCCAGTGAGCTTGAGAGATGATTATGGCTATATAGTTCATTAATTGCAAACACTTTCTCTCAGTTTCAGCTTTTTATGCTGAATGTTTTAACAAGAAGATACAATTCAATGCTCATATCTGGACCAAATCAAAATTCCTTGGGATGTCAATTGGTGTGCACAACATTGGGCAGGGTGAGTCTTTGGGCATTGGGTGGTCTTCCAAGTGAACAGAAGTTCATATTCTTTTTATGTGTATCTGTATTTTGATGTTGTTTccatagttgaaagggatgtgcacacatgtggaccactgatttagagtgggaaggattgaggaaggAAGAGGTTGAGACAACCGTTTCCAGTCTCCTTGTTTCTTCTTATATCTGGGCAAGTGGGGAGAACAGGGGTGAAGGCCACTCCCAgaagcccaactgcatcagtagcAGGGATCAGGGATGGTCACCCGAtccgagggtactgcttaagtggtttcagtagttctgagacaTGGTCCATTTCAttgctccaaagatgaggaaatccttccaaggtccattggcggacagtccaccttagtgtatccatTCACCCAGACTGTTTCTGTCAAGGCTTGGCTGGAAAAGCTGTTCTGTTTGGCCTCCATCCTCTGACATGGTACTAGAcgccctctgcaggcctcagtaaGCTGACATggcctccatgtgcatctgggtatgccatccactgcacagacttcagcaaccaaggaggcccagttccaaCACGTGCACTCCAAGATCAGACCACAGAGCCcatgattttcactgtggttggagttttgagtccagtggtcccgtttgggggtccccaaagaaaccctgCCAGAGGTGGCCCCAGACCTGACGATTCCTCTCTGTTGCCAGCCTGTGTAGGGTctgactcagtccatcacccaaatcagcctgcgTACACCCTGGTGTTTGCAGTCATCCAGTCAGTTCTCATTTTGTTCTAGTATGTGCTACCTGCTTGTGTGCGGAGAGAGTACCATGCCGGATGCTGTTCCTTGCATATAAGCCTACATGTGGTTGGGGAAGCAGGGATGGCATATGGGATAGTGAGTTGCACCAAACGCGGCCGCTATTCAGGTGGTCTTTTCTCTCCACAGGCTGCGTCTCGTGTCTGGACTATGATGAGCATTACATCCTCACCTTTCCCAACGGTTACGGAAGGCAAGTAGAGCTGGGGCCAGCAGACACATTGCCCTTTCCTAAGCCATGCCCCTCTCTCCTCTTGACTGTGCCCCTTATCTGAAAACTTTTGTCATGTTGCAGGTCCATTCTCACAGTGCCCTGGGTGGAATTAGGAGGAGAATGCAGTATTAATTGTTCCAAAACAGGCTATAGTGCAAACATCGTCTTCCACACTAAACCCTTCTATGGGGGCAAGAAACACAGAATCACTGCTGAGATTTTGTAGGTATTTTCTTTGTCTGCTTCAGTGTTTTTCCACTTCTCTGAAATTACTCTCCAGTGTTTGAACATCTCTTCTTAAGAATTAGCCATTTTCATGGTTGTTCCTAAATGTGTTTGAGTTATGTGTGTATCATGTTTCTGCCTAAAATCCTGTATTAAAAGGAGACCTTAAACCTAGCTTCAAAACTGACCACTAATGGAATTTTCTGCCTAGGTGACCTAACTATCCCATACTATGTATTCTTCACTCAGTTttgccagactggaccacaagTAGCTCTTGTAACAGACTCTGCAACATTCACTCAAGGGTCTCTCAGTCCTCACAGCACCCCCTTTTCCAATTCCTTTGCTGGGGGAACACAGTAACCATCACTACCACTTGTACGGGCATTTGGCTTGGTTCTATTTGACGTTCTTGGGTCAGGTGCAGACAGTGGTGCTGGGAGTGTGTGTGTCCACTGGGCAGGTTCAGAGCCTGCCTGGAAGAGAAGCGTGTGACCTAACCCTGGCTTAGAAGGCCTCATTGGAAAGTGTCTGGATGGGGACACATTGCTGGTTAACCAGTTTTCCAGGGAGCTAGTTTGCTTACGAGCATCAGCATTCAAGAAAACATTGAGGGTGGGACCATGAACAGAAGGTTAAAGTTTACTAAGTAAAGATCAATATG
This window of the Ochotona princeps isolate mOchPri1 chromosome 2, mOchPri1.hap1, whole genome shotgun sequence genome carries:
- the OSBPL9 gene encoding oxysterol-binding protein-related protein 9 isoform X7 → MVESIKHCIVLLQIAKDQCNAEKHADGMISTINPVDAVYQPSPLEPVISTMPSQTVLPPEPAQLCKSEQRPSSLPVGPVLATLGHHQTPTPNSTGSGHSPPSSSLTSPSHVNLSPNTVPEFSYSSSEDEFYDADEFHQSGSSPKRLIDSSGSASVLTHSSSGNSLKRPDTTESLDSSMSNGTSDADLFDSHDDRDDDAEAGSVEEHKSVIMHLLSQVRLGMDLTKVVLPTFILERRSLLEMYADFFAHPDLFVSISEQKDPRDRMVQVVKWYLSAFHAGRKGSVAKKPYNPILGEIFQCHWTLPNDTEEHAELVSEGPVPWVSKSSVTFVAEQVSHHPPISAFYAECFNKKIQFNAHIWTKSKFLGMSIGVHNIGQGCVSCLDYDEHYILTFPNGYGRSILTVPWVELGGECSINCSKTGYSANIVFHTKPFYGGKKHRITAEIFSPNDKKSFCSIEGEWNGVMYAKYATGENTVFVDTKKLPIIKKKVRKLEDQNEYESRCLWKDVTFNLKIRDIDAATEAKHRLEERQRAEARERKEKEIQWETRLFHEDGECWVYDEPLLKRLGAAKH